The Populus alba chromosome 6, ASM523922v2, whole genome shotgun sequence genomic interval attatgtcATTTCTATAGGAAAACACTAAAAGTGTCTAAAGAAAACCGATtacaccagaaaaaaaaataattgaaaaaactaaaaaaaaaaataagtgaaaaaaccaaactgtgaaacaaaaccaattaaaatttttaaaaaaccaagtgGTTCGGTTTTAGTTCTATAatcctaaaaccaaaaaaatcaaatcaaactgaacctaaatcgaaaaaaaactgaccaaaccggaaaaaaaccgagccaaacaaaaaaaaccaagtcaaaccagtttgaacgggtttttgtcctaaaaaccaGAACGAATTGAATCGAAACTAGTCAGTTTGAATCAGTTTcggtttgttgttttttaatttcagtttggttacttttttttttttttataaaaaccgaaccgagccgaaaatgatcacccctagaAAACACCactttttagtatatgtacTAATTATTTAACCCGCATCGCCACTggtttgataatttgttttagcatatatatatatatatatgcaagccttttcaaatgtgttttctttatttattttttaaaaaatataattataaataaaaaaaatctatacatgcatttaattaaatacatcaaGAACCATCTTTAgccgataaaaaaaataaaaataaagtgtcAATGTATTTATTCAACTTGTCTCATTGtagatcaaatatttttctaaaaagaatcaaaagaatgaatatGTAAGTGTTATTAACATATATGTTTTgacatcaagtaaaaaaatataaccgtGAATCAAAAGATCAATGATTAcgtataataaaatatagtaaagatcatatacattaacaaaaacatgCAATATCTAACATGctctatttttttgcttttttttttttcttcaattcaaccatttttttcatttcctttgttttctttaaatttcatgttttttttccttcaatttcatccttagacTTTATTAATAGTcatttgggttgttttttaatcaagagATCAACCAAGTTGATTGGATTGTGTCGAGAAAACTCTCAcgcatttttattttacacttgAGTTACTTGAGTTAGGTAAGAAGTTGagtcaaaatgtttttcttttctattactTTCATTATTGTTTTCTCAAGTTTttcctaagaatttttttaccGGTTGACCGGATTGCCTTTGGATTTGGGAAGTTATTTGGGACGTATTGAGACAACtcatatacaatttaattttaaactcgggCTATATAAGAAGTTAGGctatgagtttattttttcctatcaCTTTCATCATTTCCCCCCttgaatttcatctttcaaatcaTCAATCACTTTGCCTTTAGACCAATCAAGTTAACTAAGGCAGATTGTCGCAACATCCAcaaaatttaagtttaaattcaATCTAGGTAAAGAGTCAAGTAGAAAGGTTTTAAAATTGATCCACTGAaccaattttaataataatgttaagtaattttttatattttgagtattttttgttatgttaaaaatatttgatttgattcacaACGTAATATaggtttcatgaaaaaaaatcgagataaaaaatctcttttaatgaaataaaattttaaaaaaaaaacaaaacaaagaaatcctTTCCATTTCTATTGGTGCTCATTTGAGAATTAccattttaattatagttatgACTATAGTGTTTAAAGTAActggtaaaattttaaaaacttaatttcataaccattttcatatttatttatagaagtTAAAgcttttccatgatttttttcaaatggacCTTGCAGGGTCCTGTTTCAAAGTTCATTTACCAAAGCACAACCTTGTATTTGGTAACCTAGAGGACAAAACCGTCAACTGAAAAAACCCAatcaccaatatatatataccccaaaccctaaacaacAGATCCCTCTCCTCCAAAACCCAAAATGACTACACGCTTCAAGAAGAACAGGAAGAAGAGAGGTCACGTGAGCGCAGGTCATGGTCGAATTGGAAAGCACAGGAAGCACCCTGGGGGTCGTGGAAATGCAGGAGGCATGCACCACCACAGGATCCTCTTCGACAAATACCATCCTGGTTACTTCGGCAAGGTTGGTATGCGTTACTTCCACAAGCTCCGCAACAAGTTCTACTGTCCCATCGTCAACATCGACAAGCTCTGGTCCATGGTCCCCCAAGATGTCAAGGACAAGGCAACCAAGGATACTGTGCCCATGATTGATGTCACTCAGTTCGGTTACTTCAAGGTGCTTGGCAAGGGGGTTTTACCTGACAAGCAACCCATTGTTGTCAAGGCCAAGCTTATTTCAAAGATTGCTGAGAAGAAGATTAAAGAGGCTGGTGGTGCTGTTGTACTTACAGCCTAGGTTATGTTTCTTTTCAAGATTTTGACCTTTCTTTAAATTAAAGAGTTTAGTGATACTGCTGGatcatttcataatttaatgCCTTTTTgcttcatatttttatgttcGTAAATTGGCTCTATTTGATGCATCCATGTGTTTGGTTAGTTGAATCGATGATTTGATGATAGTTATTATACTGTGTTGCTTGGAAATGGTTGACCATGCCTGTTCTAGCTATGACATGTTCTTGATGATGACTCGTGATGATAGACTCTTTTATACTGTGTTACTTGATGGCCTAAAATCAGGTGTACAAATTATAGCGGCCGTTTGTAACTGCGTTTCaaatggtgttttttaaaattttgaattttatttttaatattttattcatggAGATTGAGGGGTAGAAGTTGagtataattttcaaattttatagaaaTAGGTTTGTTGGATTTGTCAAAGATTTTTGTTCAGTTTCGGAAATGAGTTGTTAAAGTTGAAATTCGTTACTCAGAGATGGGAGGAGTAAAAGTTGCAGATTTTAAAGCTGGTGGCTTGTTAGGTTTGTTAAAGGTTTTTGCTCATTGTTGGTGGAACGAGTAGTAGAACTGTTGAAGTAACTATAGCCATTACACAGAAAAATAGAAGAACTGGAATTGAGgcaacttgaaaaattaatgttgGTCTGGTCTATACAATGTGGGACATTGGGGACATGCCTTTTCTACATAGAAATTCACTATAAAACAAATCACTACATAGAAATTTTTCTATATCTTTTGTTTCAAGTTTGATTGAAAGTgtgtttttggttgttttttaaattgtgttttactcagaaaaaagaatgttaataatatttatttatattttaaaaattatttttgaaatcagtacatcaaaatcattaaaaacatattaatttaaagtaaaaaaatttaaattttttaaaaaatattttttaaaatgcattgtTAAACATTCCTTTAATGCACGGGGATGTTTTCTCAGGGATCTTGCATATTTTCTAGCGTTTTATAGTGGTAGAATTGTAAtgtaaaactttgatttctcaAGAAATTGCAATCCCGTAGATATGGTCAGGGTGCTCATGGGCCTCCTCTGGCCCGTCTTGCGAGAAGTATAGGGATCTCGAGGGTTCAAGCCTTCGAGGGTTCAGAAATACTTCTATACTTGGGAATCATTATGGAATTGAACAATGAGgctgatttttttcaattcaactccttttttttccatcttcctctattgtttttttcaattttgtctctCACCcgttaattttatcattaaaacttttttttttttaataattgttcgAGCTCTTTTTGACCAAATAAGATCACACATTTTAATTCTATTCACTAGttgagtatttttttcttcttttgtcaatctattttttctcccaattttatcactaatattttttattgattggcCAAATTGTCCTTTAACTAGgttatatttagttattaggttttttataatacttttatcatatttttttccagtttcatgatagattttttttactatgctcatcgttttttttttttttttttagcaggtTTTATACTATCCTATAGTGGCAGTCCATTCTTATGATTTAATTCTTCTGATCCAGGCtagccaaaaaaatcaaattaaaaagtttaaagttaatctatatttaataaaaatactaaataattatttaaggtttagaattatttttggcAGACCTGAAAGACAACTCTGGGGCTATCTCGGGATATTTCCTTTGCTTAGTTCTGTCTACCTGGTAAAACAACAAGAAGTGAAGCATCTTGCTAATTCCATTCCTTTCACGCTTCTCTTTCAACCTGTCTGTCTTGAAAACCAGCTGCTGCATAGTTTACCtgacaattttatttctgaAGCCACCTTAAGCTTCTAACTGAATCTTTATCCAGTTAGGCCTTgtctaatttagtttttaaaaatgaataataaaaaggtaaacAATAAGTTGTCTGTCCTTaaaccagataaaaaaaaaaaaaaaaacaaagaccggCTCATGAGCTTGCCTTGAAGACCCACGTGCCAGACCTTTCTCTTACTTGAGGCCCGCCCAAATGCTTagcatttttctaggtttttttcttctaattttttaaaaatattttagttgagGTGCATTATAGATAAAACTTTAGATTCTTAAATAGTTTTAATCTAATTCTTAAATAACGCTAAAAGTTTCTATCAGAATGTTAACAATTCCTTCTTGATTATTACATACCTTATatgaaaaattttcatttataaatatttaattaaaataaaatttctagatttttaacaaatttttcttttaattatcgatgctttttagttgaaatgaaaaacattatgttaataaaaaattatataaatattttaaaaaagattagaacTTTTCTTATGATGATATCATTAATTGCTTTATAGATAATTATGTGTTAGTTTGATACGCATcagttttatataatttattcattacaattgaatgagaataaaatctttattttttttagttttttctagtaAAGTTTTATATGATTTCCTCAAATTTattgttctaatgttttttttcatgtagatgtgtgaaaatgataaattctcaaatttttaatttttcacgtTGAAACACAATGCttcatataatttgttttcacaaaaaataattaaaaatgaggATGGAATATTACGCTCTTGATTAAAAATAtgtacttttttcttcttagttcaAATTCATTATAGTTTtactgaagtttttttttttttcctattattgttttttattccatgaaccatactattaataataaaggttttgttgtaaaaataaatacttggataaaaaaagataattttaatgaaaaaatacatttgtcatccataattttctttgttatgaatatctatttttgtaaaaatataattaaataaaaaattaatttatcaaatctaaTCAAGCCCATGATCTAGGCTGGTCAAATTAATTCGCCTAAGTTCAAAATATTCTTCTCTTAATGCGTATATTAAAGAAATGTTAGatcgatgaatttttttttttcaaaaatcaaattggatTTTAATTGTTGGACTAAATCAATGCACTTATTAGGTTAGCTGAGACCAAGTCAATTCTaacctaatttaattttaatctgaGACCTTGGTGAATAGCCAAGTCGGTTGGCCACCATGTTGATCCACcgtcagagaaaaaaaaaaaaaaaattccgcAACTGATTcctattttctttcaagattacACACGGCAGCCGGTTCTGGAATAGAGTTCACAAGTTGCCTTGAACCAGCAATGAACTCTCTTTCTTTCTAGCTGATTTTGACTGAAGGCCAAGTTTCTCATCTCTCGCTCTGCAACTTGCTCCCTGAATCCCGAACCCTAGCTTCCTTAAACTtggtaacaaaaacaaaaccacctttcttttttgaaagaaagtgTGTTCTTAGGTTTACCAATTTCAGTATTTCACGTTGCTGTTTATGGGAAATATCTGAATGTGTTGACTAAGCAAGCATAGTCAAATTTAGAAATGGGTGAAACAGAAAACCCTTTTTCTGCACAAATCATTAGGCAAACCCCACTCCCAATTCTGCtcataacaaaataacaaatggCACCATGTGTTGAATCCTTCGAAAATCCCAGGCTCTTTGAATAGCCTAACAAGCCATCAGACTTGGTATGTGGTAATCCTAAATAGCATAACATGGTCATAGACACTAGAATGTGTATAGCAGCTTGATGGGTATTGCTGTCACACATGTAGACAATTTAAGAAGAATGCTCTACTTTGCTGCAACCTCATTTAGTTTCATGGAGTCCTCCTCTTAAAGGTGCTGCTTGTCAGTGAACCTAAGGCATGCTGGGGTGGGGAGGTTTGGTAAGAGATCGCAAGGGAATCTGGATTCAGGGTTTTCTCAGTCTGCTAGGGATAACTTCAAAAGGGCAGGGCTATCTCTGTATTGATTTTCTAGCTTGTATTTGATCTAGCAATCTGAATATCCTGGAAATTTGGGATTGCCCCCCCTTAGTTTACAGGTTCATCCTTGTTGCGGATAGCCCTTGCCCCTTGGATGTACAGCCAGTTTCAGTTTTTGTTTATCTTctgtaacataaaaaaaaaaaaaacattataaaacagCGCACGGTGGCTGCTATCACTGCGCAGCCACCGTGAATCTTTAACGTGCGCTCTTAAACATCCTCTAATCTTGCGACAAGGATTGAGAGCACTTTGGACATTGTAATCCCTGATGCCTGGCCTCTCTTAATGGTTTGTCCATAGTAAGACTTACCAGTAGTTAAAGCCACATGGTCTCTGTAGGCAGTATGACTGGGTTCGCTTCTTTGCCCTTTTTCATCATAGTACTTGCACCCACGGATAAAGAATTATTTGAAATCCTTTACCTCATGACAGATTCTTACATCGCTCCCCCATGACCACAAATGGCCACCAACTAGAAGAGTTGCTCATAAATTTCGAATAATATCAACGATACATGTATGTATAAACTGGCCTAGAGCCTGATAAGTTAATTAGTATAGTTTGAGAAGAACAGGGATTGGATTCTTGACAAAAGCAAACCTAAATCCTGCTCTTATTGCTTTATCTCTGAAATCTTTAAGTTTAGGCAGAAGACATCTCAAGAACGTTAAACGAGCTTTGAGTGTAGTAAATATTACTTAAAAATCGGAATCTGGATCTTTGGAACACTTGGAGTTTGCAAGTAAAAATGCATAGTAATTTAGGAAAGGCAAAAAGAAACAGAAGGCAGagttataaagaaaagaaaaaagacgaGTAAATCATCTTAcgttattgtttaattaatctTCTAATGTCGCTGCtaattgatattaataatttgatCCTCTGATGGACCTTTCCAGTGTTAAGACTCCCTTTAGCTAATCATGCTTTACGCCTTTCCCTGGGTCTTCGCAGTTCTAGATTCTGCTCATCTTGCTAGTTCCGACTGATCTGAAAATTCCACCACCTTGCAGCCTGCTTAATCAACATTTCTTTCACCCTATCAGTGTCCTCCTATCTTCAAAATTCTTCTTCAGTCTTTTCCATTCAACGAGTTGCTTTCCAAATTGTGTTTCTGTccattaaacaatttttttattttattttttatggaaaactGTACATCCATGGAAGCTTAAAGCATATTAAGATATAAAACGAATTtcttaatttagtattttggtTAAGCACAAGCTAACAGCTATGATGCTGCTGTAGCATTTACAGCTTCTGATTGTGGTTGCAAATTCA includes:
- the LOC118043804 gene encoding large ribosomal subunit protein uL15x, yielding MTTRFKKNRKKRGHVSAGHGRIGKHRKHPGGRGNAGGMHHHRILFDKYHPGYFGKVGMRYFHKLRNKFYCPIVNIDKLWSMVPQDVKDKATKDTVPMIDVTQFGYFKVLGKGVLPDKQPIVVKAKLISKIAEKKIKEAGGAVVLTA